One Mycolicibacterium goodii genomic region harbors:
- a CDS encoding adenylate/guanylate cyclase domain-containing protein, whose amino-acid sequence MTTEPIPIARIGAFARWVARTPWPVFTLGMLQADIIGALFVLGFLRFGLPPEDRIQLQDLPAFNLAIFLGYLFVSFTVGAYLALRLLIPVIRWQRRETVLSDGDPGITELARARALKMPFYRTLISVTNWCLGSIVFIVASWPVASQSAPVVAVATALGATATAIIGYLQSERVLRPVAVAALRGGVPENFRAPGVILRQVLTWVLSTGVPLLAIILALVASKFSILTASADRLNTPILLLAVAALVIGLASTVLVAMSIADPLRQLRWALGEVQRGNYNAHMQIYDASELGLLQAGFNDMVRDLAERQRLRDLFGRYVGEDVARRALERGTELGGQERDVAVLFVDLVGSTHLASTIPAADVVNLLNEFFRVIVDTVNKHGGFVNKFQGDAALAIFGAPIEHPDAPGGALAASRELHDELIKVLGTETEFGIGVSAGRAIAGHIGAKARFEYTVIGDPVNEAARLTELAKLEEGHVLASAIAVSGALDSEALCWDVGEIVELRGRTVPTQLARPINLARPEDLNGAAQRASTDEAARSPETAFQQEKVE is encoded by the coding sequence CCACGGAGCCCATCCCCATCGCGCGAATCGGTGCATTCGCCCGGTGGGTGGCGCGCACCCCGTGGCCGGTGTTCACACTGGGCATGCTGCAGGCCGACATCATCGGTGCGTTGTTCGTGCTCGGCTTTCTGCGGTTCGGGCTGCCGCCCGAGGACCGCATCCAGTTGCAGGACCTGCCCGCGTTCAACCTCGCGATCTTCCTGGGCTACCTGTTCGTGTCGTTCACCGTCGGCGCCTACCTGGCCTTACGCCTGCTGATCCCGGTCATCCGCTGGCAGCGCCGCGAGACAGTGCTGTCCGACGGCGACCCGGGGATCACCGAGCTGGCGCGCGCCCGCGCGCTGAAGATGCCGTTCTACCGGACCCTGATCAGCGTCACCAACTGGTGCCTGGGTTCGATCGTGTTCATCGTCGCCAGCTGGCCCGTGGCGAGCCAATCGGCACCGGTCGTCGCCGTGGCGACCGCGCTGGGTGCGACGGCGACCGCGATCATCGGCTACCTGCAGTCCGAGCGCGTGCTGCGCCCGGTCGCGGTGGCGGCACTGCGTGGCGGGGTGCCGGAGAACTTCCGCGCACCCGGGGTGATCCTGCGCCAGGTGCTGACGTGGGTGCTCTCGACGGGCGTGCCGCTGCTCGCGATCATCCTGGCCCTGGTGGCCAGCAAGTTCTCGATCCTGACCGCGTCGGCGGACCGGCTCAACACCCCGATCCTGCTGCTGGCCGTCGCTGCGCTGGTGATCGGGCTGGCCAGCACGGTCCTGGTCGCGATGTCGATCGCCGATCCGCTGCGCCAGCTGCGTTGGGCGCTCGGTGAGGTGCAGCGCGGCAACTACAACGCGCATATGCAGATCTACGACGCCAGCGAGCTTGGCCTGCTGCAGGCCGGGTTCAACGACATGGTCCGCGACCTGGCCGAACGTCAACGTCTGCGCGACCTGTTCGGGCGCTACGTCGGCGAGGACGTCGCGCGCCGCGCGCTGGAACGCGGCACCGAGCTGGGCGGCCAGGAACGCGACGTCGCGGTGCTGTTCGTGGATCTGGTGGGGTCGACGCATCTGGCCTCGACGATTCCCGCGGCCGACGTGGTGAACCTGCTCAACGAGTTCTTCCGCGTCATCGTCGACACCGTCAACAAGCACGGCGGGTTCGTCAACAAGTTCCAGGGCGACGCGGCGCTGGCGATCTTCGGCGCGCCCATCGAGCATCCCGACGCCCCCGGCGGCGCGCTGGCGGCGTCCCGCGAGCTGCACGACGAGCTGATCAAGGTGCTGGGCACCGAGACCGAGTTCGGCATCGGGGTGTCGGCGGGACGCGCGATCGCCGGCCACATCGGCGCCAAGGCCCGTTTCGAGTACACCGTGATCGGCGACCCGGTCAACGAGGCCGCGCGTCTCACCGAGCTCGCCAAACTCGAAGAAGGCCACGTGCTGGCATCGGCGATCGCGGTGAGCGGTGCCCTGGATTCCGAGGCGCTGTGCTGGGACGTCGGCGAGATCGTCGAACTGCGCGGCCGCACCGTGCCCACGCAGCTGGCGCGCCCGATCAACCTGGCGCGTCCCGAGGATCTCAACGGCGCCGCCCAGCGGGCCTCGACGGATGAGGCCGCCCGTTCGCCCGAAACGGCATTCCAGCAGGAAAAGGTCGAGTAG